A window of Clavibacter michiganensis contains these coding sequences:
- a CDS encoding ATP-binding protein — translation MDGTTNPYAPGAGARPPALVGRDAELEAWRVSVARAAAGRAPRSLVLYGLRGVGKTVLLSQMSAEAEASGWIVAQVEAAAGTSMRGALSSTLQSHVARIARRNRKRPFLRALKTALSFSARVDTDGTTTFGLTLDDIEAELADSGNIELDLTTVVDGILDAVHDEGLGLAILIDEAQDLTADELVAICTVAHRASQRQRPVLFVLAGLPSLPTRLAEAKSYSERLFQYRHIRELESDAAADALTVPAADEGVTWTDDAIDLVVTLTGGYPYFLQEYGSEAWLEAASSPISRDDAQNGAGLALRHLDDGFYRTRWDRATPLEKEYLRAMAADGDTGSKTADVARRLDRTTQRLSKIRQNLTDKGIIYAPEHGRIAFTVPWMAAFIERQPA, via the coding sequence GTGGACGGTACGACGAATCCCTACGCGCCCGGCGCCGGCGCACGGCCACCCGCGCTCGTCGGCCGGGACGCAGAGCTCGAGGCGTGGCGCGTCTCGGTCGCACGCGCTGCCGCTGGCCGGGCACCACGCTCGCTCGTCCTCTACGGACTCCGCGGCGTCGGCAAGACCGTCCTGCTGAGCCAGATGTCCGCCGAAGCCGAAGCATCCGGGTGGATCGTCGCCCAGGTCGAAGCGGCTGCCGGGACATCCATGCGCGGCGCACTCTCCTCGACCCTCCAGAGCCACGTCGCCCGTATCGCCCGACGCAACCGCAAACGGCCCTTCCTCCGCGCGCTGAAGACCGCCCTGTCCTTCTCCGCTCGCGTGGACACGGACGGGACCACCACATTCGGACTCACGCTCGACGACATCGAGGCCGAGCTCGCCGACTCGGGCAATATCGAACTCGACCTCACCACCGTCGTCGACGGGATCCTCGACGCGGTGCACGACGAGGGACTCGGCCTCGCGATCCTCATCGACGAGGCACAAGACCTCACCGCGGACGAACTCGTCGCCATCTGCACCGTCGCCCACCGCGCCTCCCAACGACAACGACCCGTCCTCTTCGTCCTCGCCGGGCTGCCCAGCCTGCCCACCCGCCTCGCCGAAGCGAAGTCCTACTCCGAGCGCCTCTTCCAGTACCGGCACATCCGCGAACTCGAGTCCGACGCGGCTGCCGATGCCCTCACGGTGCCCGCTGCCGATGAAGGCGTCACGTGGACCGACGACGCCATCGACCTCGTCGTGACGCTCACCGGCGGATATCCCTACTTCCTCCAGGAGTACGGCTCCGAGGCATGGCTCGAGGCAGCGTCATCACCGATCTCCCGCGATGACGCCCAAAACGGCGCCGGGCTCGCCCTCCGCCACCTCGACGACGGCTTCTACCGAACCCGATGGGACCGCGCCACACCCCTCGAGAAGGAGTACCTGCGCGCCATGGCCGCCGACGGCGACACCGGATCCAAGACAGCCGACGTGGCACGCCGCCTCGACCGCACCACCCAGCGCCTTAGCAAGATCCGCCAGAACCTCACCGACAAGGGCATCATCTACGCACCCGAGCACGGGCGCATCGCCTTCACCGTCCCGTGGATGGCCGCGTTCATAGAGCGACAACCCGCCTGA
- a CDS encoding LamG-like jellyroll fold domain-containing protein, with amino-acid sequence MTLWLDGRQVAANTSFRAAENTTGWWRIGYDNLDTWPAAGNRYFTGSMRYAAVYSTTLTATQIQNHYNAGR; translated from the coding sequence ATGACGTTGTGGCTCGACGGCAGGCAGGTCGCGGCGAACACTTCCTTCCGGGCTGCGGAGAACACGACCGGATGGTGGCGCATCGGCTACGACAACCTCGACACCTGGCCGGCCGCCGGCAACCGGTACTTCACCGGAAGCATGAGGTACGCCGCCGTCTACTCGACCACCCTCACCGCCACGCAGATCCAGAACCACTACAACGCAGGCCGCTAG
- the nhaA gene encoding Na+/H+ antiporter NhaA, with protein MISPNPALPTPPHAPTAPGRGARLSRFLSPDTTGGILLLIATVLALVIANSPAADLYERVRGFTFGPEALHLDLSVSAWAADGLLAIFFFVVGLELKQEFVAGSLRDPRVAALPIAAAAGRVIVPAGIFTLINLGAGPEALRGWAIPGATDIAFAVAVVAVVGRRLPPALRTFLLTLAVVDDLLAITIIAVFYTAGIAFVPLLLASVPLAVFGILVQRGVRAWYVLIPLGVAAWALVHASGIHATIAGVALGLLVPAIATARAGVTHRGTAGREERHALTHYFAERWSPISSGIAVPVFAFFSAGVTVGGLEGLTSSLTDSVAVGIIVALVIGKAAGITGASLLVARLPGIRLDPTLRWPDVLGLSFVAGIGFTVSLLVGELAYGTGSAQDDAVKVGVLIGLLTSAVIGGTLLALRGRWHAAASLHEPVPAAVR; from the coding sequence ATGATCTCGCCCAACCCTGCCTTGCCTACCCCTCCGCACGCCCCGACCGCGCCCGGCCGCGGCGCCCGCCTCTCCCGGTTCCTCAGCCCCGACACCACCGGCGGGATCCTCCTGCTCATCGCGACCGTCCTCGCGCTCGTGATCGCGAACAGCCCCGCCGCGGACCTCTACGAACGCGTGCGTGGCTTCACGTTCGGTCCCGAGGCGTTGCACCTGGACCTCAGCGTCAGCGCATGGGCGGCCGACGGGCTCCTCGCGATCTTCTTCTTCGTCGTCGGTCTCGAGCTCAAGCAGGAGTTCGTCGCCGGATCCCTCCGCGACCCCCGCGTCGCCGCGCTGCCTATCGCCGCGGCTGCGGGCCGCGTCATCGTGCCTGCCGGCATCTTCACTCTCATCAACCTCGGCGCCGGGCCCGAAGCGCTCCGGGGCTGGGCCATCCCCGGAGCGACCGACATCGCGTTCGCCGTGGCCGTGGTCGCAGTGGTCGGCAGGCGCCTTCCCCCGGCGCTGCGGACGTTCCTGCTCACTCTCGCCGTGGTCGACGACCTCCTCGCGATCACGATCATCGCCGTCTTTTACACGGCCGGTATCGCGTTCGTGCCTCTGCTGCTCGCGTCGGTGCCACTGGCCGTCTTCGGGATCCTCGTGCAGCGCGGCGTGCGTGCCTGGTATGTGCTCATCCCGCTCGGCGTCGCCGCGTGGGCGCTCGTTCACGCGTCCGGGATCCACGCCACCATCGCCGGAGTCGCTCTCGGCCTCCTCGTCCCCGCGATCGCGACCGCCCGTGCCGGTGTCACGCACCGCGGCACCGCCGGGCGCGAGGAGCGGCACGCGCTCACGCACTATTTCGCTGAGCGCTGGTCCCCCATCTCGTCCGGCATCGCGGTCCCCGTATTCGCGTTCTTCTCCGCCGGCGTCACCGTCGGCGGCCTCGAAGGCCTCACCTCATCGCTCACCGACAGCGTCGCCGTCGGCATCATCGTCGCCCTCGTGATCGGCAAAGCCGCCGGGATCACCGGAGCGTCGCTCCTCGTGGCCCGCCTGCCCGGCATCCGCCTCGACCCGACGCTGCGATGGCCCGACGTCCTCGGCCTCTCCTTCGTCGCCGGCATCGGCTTCACCGTTTCGCTCCTCGTCGGCGAGCTCGCGTACGGCACCGGCAGCGCGCAGGACGACGCGGTGAAGGTGGGCGTGCTGATCGGATTGCTCACGTCGGCTGTCATCGGCGGCACGCTGCTCGCTCTCCGCGGACGATGGCACGCTGCTGCCTCGCTCCACGAGCCGGTTCCCGCGGCTGTCCGGTAG
- a CDS encoding S8 family serine peptidase: MALVVAGGSAAGAAVLPQAAVSLDAADGHYLITLKDQPAATYDGTLDGLARTEVDPGARLDARSDAVERYTDHLARAQRSVADAIGVTPTHQYSLTTNGFSASLTAAQVRALAHDGDVLSVEPDQTLHPQSTPAIRSLGLEGDHGLWAAAGGAEHAGAGTVIGDIDSGIAPDNPSFAGKPLGSAPGAEPYRDGTGIAFRKADGSVFHGTCETGDGFTAADCSTKVIGARSFVSGRDASGVPLGPQERRSARDTNGHGSHTASTAAGDADVPAVIHGRTLDTIAGVAPAARIAAYKVCWDGPDPTVETDDGCAASDIIAAIDQATADGVDVINMSLGGDGPSPDEEQRALLGAASAGIFVAASAGNSGPDASTVSNLEPWVTTVAASSVPDNYAATLTLGDGRRFAGASHMGPSPVSGPLVRAAASGVAGATSPELCGKGTLDPAKVTGRIVQCDRGVSARVDKSAEVTRAGGIGMVLTNVKADSEDLDSHAVPTVHVDVDARPAIVAYAAKAGATATLTAGDTSGVERPAPQVTGFSSRGPDPADGADIIKPDITAPGSGIPAAYKDVDGRPGFAALSGTSMSSPHIAGFALVYLGIHPTASPSEIKSAMMTTATDTVDAQGKAVTDPFAQGAGEIASARYLHPGLVYASGPRDWAGYAAQTGLELPHPVPAVPVSQLNLPSIAVGSLIGGTTLTRTVTSQAAGTWRASVQGVAGADVTVSPARLTFTAPGQTRTFHVRIQAKVGASTGAWTTGSLTWTGPGGTVRSPVAVRPQELGVPSSVSGSGTSGKLDVAVDSGVTGRIALEASGLAPAQRLHDPSGTQSGPTGSLAPNREYAMQINVPANEKALVVDVAPRDGASDLALELERIGDGGKRTVIDVKITPSPSERIVVQAPEAGEYVATVAAESVAGSAAMTGFDLTRYDVVASGGQGAFATTPVQLPVQRGKKATYEASWSGLAVGSRYLGLLSYSGSDATTLFDITVPADSTAPSASAPLAATSYRIRR, from the coding sequence GTGGCGCTCGTCGTCGCCGGGGGATCCGCCGCCGGTGCCGCGGTCCTCCCGCAGGCCGCCGTGTCGCTCGACGCGGCGGACGGCCACTACCTCATCACGCTCAAGGACCAGCCGGCGGCGACCTACGACGGCACGCTCGACGGGCTCGCCCGCACGGAGGTCGACCCGGGGGCCCGACTCGACGCGCGGTCGGACGCCGTCGAGCGCTACACCGACCACCTCGCGCGGGCGCAGCGCTCCGTCGCCGACGCGATCGGCGTCACGCCCACCCACCAGTACTCCCTCACGACGAACGGCTTCTCCGCGTCGCTCACCGCAGCCCAGGTCCGGGCGCTGGCGCACGACGGCGACGTCCTCAGCGTCGAGCCCGACCAGACGCTGCACCCGCAGTCGACGCCCGCCATCCGCTCCCTCGGGCTCGAGGGCGACCACGGGCTCTGGGCCGCCGCAGGCGGCGCGGAGCACGCCGGCGCGGGGACGGTGATCGGCGACATCGACTCCGGCATCGCCCCCGACAACCCGTCCTTCGCGGGGAAGCCCCTCGGTTCGGCCCCGGGTGCCGAGCCCTACCGCGACGGGACGGGCATCGCGTTCCGGAAGGCCGACGGCAGCGTCTTCCACGGCACATGCGAGACCGGCGACGGCTTCACCGCCGCCGACTGCTCCACCAAGGTCATCGGAGCCCGATCCTTTGTCTCGGGGCGCGATGCGAGCGGTGTGCCCCTCGGGCCGCAGGAGCGGCGGTCTGCGCGCGACACGAACGGGCACGGATCCCACACGGCCAGCACGGCCGCCGGGGACGCGGACGTGCCCGCCGTGATCCACGGCCGCACCCTCGACACCATCGCGGGCGTGGCGCCGGCCGCGCGGATCGCCGCGTACAAGGTCTGCTGGGACGGCCCCGACCCCACGGTGGAGACGGACGACGGGTGCGCCGCCTCCGACATCATCGCGGCCATCGACCAGGCCACGGCCGACGGGGTCGACGTCATCAACATGTCGCTCGGCGGCGACGGCCCGTCGCCGGACGAGGAGCAGCGCGCCCTCCTGGGCGCCGCGAGCGCGGGCATCTTCGTGGCCGCGTCCGCGGGCAACAGCGGCCCGGACGCGAGCACGGTCTCGAACCTGGAGCCGTGGGTCACCACGGTCGCCGCCAGCAGCGTCCCCGACAACTACGCCGCGACGCTCACCCTGGGCGACGGCCGGAGGTTCGCGGGCGCGTCCCACATGGGCCCGTCGCCCGTGTCGGGCCCGCTGGTGCGAGCGGCGGCCTCCGGTGTCGCCGGCGCGACGTCCCCGGAGCTGTGCGGGAAGGGCACGCTGGATCCGGCGAAGGTGACGGGCCGCATCGTGCAGTGCGACCGCGGCGTCTCGGCGCGCGTCGACAAGAGCGCCGAGGTCACGCGCGCCGGGGGGATCGGCATGGTCCTCACCAACGTGAAGGCCGACTCGGAGGACCTCGACAGCCACGCCGTCCCGACCGTGCACGTGGACGTCGACGCCCGCCCCGCGATCGTCGCCTACGCCGCGAAGGCCGGCGCCACCGCGACGCTGACCGCCGGCGACACCTCGGGCGTGGAGCGACCTGCTCCCCAGGTGACCGGCTTCAGCTCCCGGGGCCCCGACCCGGCGGACGGCGCCGACATCATCAAGCCCGACATCACGGCACCCGGCTCGGGCATCCCCGCCGCGTACAAGGACGTCGACGGCCGGCCGGGCTTCGCCGCGCTCTCGGGCACGTCGATGTCGTCGCCGCACATCGCCGGGTTCGCGCTCGTCTACCTCGGCATCCACCCGACCGCGTCGCCGTCCGAGATCAAGTCCGCGATGATGACCACCGCGACCGACACGGTGGACGCGCAGGGGAAGGCCGTCACGGATCCGTTCGCGCAGGGCGCCGGCGAGATCGCGTCCGCGCGCTACCTGCACCCCGGCCTCGTGTACGCGAGCGGTCCGCGGGACTGGGCGGGGTACGCCGCGCAGACCGGGCTCGAGCTGCCGCATCCCGTGCCGGCGGTGCCGGTGTCCCAGCTCAACCTGCCGAGCATCGCGGTCGGGTCGCTCATCGGCGGCACGACGCTCACCCGCACCGTGACATCCCAGGCCGCGGGGACCTGGAGGGCGTCCGTGCAGGGCGTGGCCGGAGCCGACGTGACCGTCAGCCCGGCCCGGCTGACCTTCACGGCGCCGGGCCAGACGCGCACCTTCCACGTGCGCATCCAGGCGAAGGTCGGAGCGTCCACCGGCGCGTGGACGACCGGGTCCCTCACCTGGACGGGCCCCGGCGGGACCGTCCGCAGCCCCGTCGCCGTGCGGCCGCAGGAGCTCGGGGTACCGTCGTCGGTCTCCGGTAGCGGGACGAGTGGAAAGTTGGACGTGGCTGTCGACTCCGGAGTGACGGGGCGGATCGCGCTCGAGGCCTCGGGGTTGGCGCCGGCGCAGCGCCTTCACGACCCGTCCGGCACGCAGAGCGGGCCGACCGGATCGCTCGCGCCAAATAGGGAATACGCCATGCAGATCAATGTCCCCGCCAATGAGAAGGCACTCGTGGTCGATGTCGCCCCGCGAGATGGGGCGTCAGATCTGGCACTTGAGCTCGAGCGGATCGGCGACGGCGGCAAGCGCACGGTAATCGACGTCAAGATCACGCCGTCGCCGTCCGAGCGTATCGTCGTTCAAGCACCGGAGGCCGGTGAATACGTTGCGACTGTGGCGGCGGAGTCGGTCGCGGGCAGTGCGGCGATGACCGGCTTTGACCTAACCCGGTACGACGTGGTTGCGAGCGGTGGGCAGGGCGCTTTCGCAACCACGCCGGTGCAGCTCCCGGTGCAACGCGGTAAGAAGGCGACGTACGAAGCCTCTTGGTCCGGGCTTGCCGTTGGGTCCCGTTACCTCGGGCTCTTGTCGTACTCCGGATCAGACGCCACCACATTGTTCGACATCACAGTACCGGCAGACTCGACCGCGCCGTCGGCGAGTGCCCCGCTCGCGGCTACCTCCTACCGGATCAGACGCTGA
- a CDS encoding FAD-dependent oxidoreductase yields the protein MRGTLVRRNDKILSLLHSETATPVQGALEAAGADLRTGAAVFGAAHGHALLSAGTRVRADLVIHAAGVHPEAGLARAAGLLLGPALALLVTMAGQANRHGRPAADDIAGDATTDAAGVLATAIRGLFGLFGLTIGPVGRDEKTLIAARRAHRVIHTHPASQAGYYPGARQMAIERLDVIAVAMSANITASAPSRLELAHAPQYGPRRTPSTSL from the coding sequence GTGCGGGGCACGCTCGTGCGGCGTAACGACAAGATCTTGTCGTTGCTGCATTCCGAGACGGCCACGCCGGTGCAAGGTGCACTGGAGGCGGCAGGTGCGGATCTGCGCACGGGGGCGGCCGTCTTCGGCGCGGCGCACGGGCACGCGCTCCTCTCGGCCGGTACGCGCGTGCGGGCCGATCTCGTGATCCATGCCGCCGGTGTCCACCCTGAGGCCGGGCTCGCGCGCGCGGCCGGACTGCTCCTCGGCCCAGCGCTAGCATTGCTGGTGACGATGGCAGGCCAGGCGAATCGGCACGGACGGCCAGCGGCGGACGACATCGCCGGCGACGCGACGACAGACGCTGCAGGCGTTCTCGCGACCGCGATCCGCGGTCTCTTTGGTCTCTTCGGTCTCACAATTGGCCCCGTTGGGCGGGACGAGAAAACCCTGATCGCCGCGAGGCGTGCGCATCGGGTCATTCATACGCACCCGGCATCCCAAGCGGGCTACTACCCGGGTGCACGGCAGATGGCAATCGAGCGCCTGGACGTGATCGCGGTCGCCATGAGCGCGAACATCACCGCGTCCGCGCCGTCACGGCTCGAGCTGGCCCATGCGCCGCAGTACGGTCCGCGAAGGACCCCGTCAACCTCTCTCTGA
- a CDS encoding MBL fold metallo-hydrolase: MSRNKGDAYTITAVEADVFVVRGSHVNWSILTEGSGMTLIDAGYPGNSAAVLDSLEEVSAKTGAHRLEAIVITHGHSDHIGGLTAVLDALPNTPRVLCSLLEASHVRREHLQQVTLRQVLRHAGQPGVLTWLLAAIQQGGLKEVGYSDVQAFAGDASLDIPGRPSPVDAPGHTEGHTAYYLERAGVLVTGDALITAHATSRDVGPQLLHPMFHGDVQATRETYDRLVNWPYAVRFAPGHGPVVSSR; the protein is encoded by the coding sequence ATGAGTAGGAACAAGGGTGACGCATACACGATCACGGCCGTGGAAGCGGATGTGTTTGTGGTTCGCGGGTCCCATGTCAACTGGTCAATTCTGACCGAAGGGTCCGGCATGACGCTCATTGACGCCGGCTATCCCGGGAACAGCGCGGCAGTCCTGGATTCACTTGAAGAAGTCAGCGCCAAAACAGGCGCGCACCGCCTTGAAGCTATAGTCATCACGCACGGCCACTCGGACCATATCGGGGGCCTCACGGCTGTGCTGGACGCGCTCCCAAACACTCCTCGAGTCTTGTGCTCACTGCTCGAGGCGAGCCACGTACGCCGTGAGCACCTGCAGCAGGTGACACTGCGACAGGTGCTCCGCCATGCGGGTCAACCTGGAGTGCTTACATGGTTGCTAGCGGCAATACAGCAGGGCGGCCTGAAGGAGGTGGGCTACTCCGACGTGCAGGCCTTCGCGGGAGATGCTTCCCTTGATATTCCCGGTCGCCCGTCCCCTGTCGACGCGCCCGGACATACGGAGGGCCACACAGCGTACTATCTCGAAAGGGCCGGCGTGCTGGTAACAGGAGACGCCCTCATTACAGCGCATGCGACGTCACGCGACGTGGGACCTCAACTGCTGCATCCTATGTTCCATGGCGATGTCCAGGCGACTCGTGAAACGTACGACCGACTCGTGAACTGGCCCTACGCCGTGCGCTTCGCCCCCGGGCATGGGCCCGTGGTAAGTAGCCGCTGA
- a CDS encoding long-chain-fatty-acid--CoA ligase produces the protein MSVVSILAESAIRYPDTIAIVTGNERTTYKELWNQTRATAGALAAYGVSPGIPVAMLIPNVSDFPRVYYAVLALGGVVVPINPLLKSEEIAFVLRDSGAQLLVCAAAFLEQAVPAARQASCTVVSLHSSVDMPESPARLEDELSKSNPINSYVPTLPGDAATILYTSGTSGRPKGAVGSHQALIMQVDVLLLNTLDMRHGDRILGCLPLSHTFGQTCTMNLAFRIGATVILMPRFDGDEALKLMVEYETQLFMGVPSMFVALLGAAKRNVARPPLRYAMSGGAAIPVAIIEAFRVEFAAHIHEGYGLTETSPVATFNHVGISPRPGTVGQAIWGVQVEVADPTRLDTVCLLQVGELGELVVRGHNIMMGYLNRPDETARVIVDGWFRTGDLGVIDDDGYVRVVDRTSDMIIRNGYNVYPREVEEVLARHPSVQQCAVFGVPHESHGEEIVAAVVLRPEMTMNPKAVRDFMYRQLAAYKVPRRIEIVESLPLGPSGKVLRRQLVAAFST, from the coding sequence ATGTCTGTTGTATCCATCTTGGCGGAGTCTGCCATTCGATACCCCGACACGATTGCGATAGTGACAGGGAATGAACGCACCACATACAAAGAATTGTGGAACCAAACACGTGCGACCGCCGGCGCCCTCGCGGCATACGGCGTCAGCCCAGGAATACCGGTTGCCATGCTCATTCCTAACGTTTCGGACTTCCCTCGCGTCTATTACGCCGTGCTGGCCCTCGGAGGTGTGGTCGTCCCCATCAATCCCCTGCTGAAATCAGAGGAAATCGCTTTTGTACTACGCGACTCCGGTGCGCAACTGCTAGTCTGCGCCGCTGCCTTTCTCGAGCAGGCCGTGCCCGCGGCTCGCCAGGCAAGTTGCACCGTCGTCAGCCTACATTCGTCAGTCGACATGCCTGAATCACCAGCGCGTCTTGAGGACGAACTCTCAAAGTCGAACCCCATCAATTCGTACGTCCCCACGCTCCCAGGCGACGCGGCAACGATTCTGTATACTTCCGGCACCTCTGGGCGACCAAAGGGAGCGGTGGGCAGTCATCAGGCTTTGATAATGCAGGTGGATGTGCTTCTACTGAACACGTTGGACATGCGTCATGGTGACCGAATCCTAGGTTGTCTTCCGCTGTCGCACACATTTGGGCAGACCTGCACTATGAACCTCGCATTCCGCATTGGCGCTACGGTGATACTCATGCCGCGGTTCGACGGTGACGAGGCACTGAAACTGATGGTCGAGTACGAAACCCAGCTCTTTATGGGTGTACCCAGCATGTTCGTCGCCCTCCTAGGTGCAGCGAAGCGTAACGTTGCACGTCCGCCCCTGCGGTACGCGATGAGTGGGGGTGCGGCCATACCAGTTGCTATAATCGAGGCCTTCCGCGTTGAGTTCGCGGCGCATATTCACGAGGGTTATGGGCTCACTGAGACCTCACCGGTCGCGACATTTAATCACGTCGGTATCTCTCCACGTCCTGGGACCGTTGGACAAGCAATCTGGGGAGTTCAAGTTGAGGTCGCGGATCCGACTCGGCTGGACACGGTCTGTTTACTGCAGGTAGGCGAGCTCGGCGAGCTCGTCGTTCGAGGGCATAACATTATGATGGGGTATTTGAATAGACCGGACGAAACCGCGCGGGTCATCGTCGACGGTTGGTTTCGCACGGGCGACCTCGGAGTGATCGACGACGACGGCTACGTCCGAGTCGTTGATCGCACAAGCGACATGATCATTCGCAACGGATACAATGTCTACCCTCGCGAAGTGGAGGAGGTGCTCGCCCGCCACCCTTCGGTGCAGCAGTGCGCGGTCTTCGGTGTGCCGCACGAGTCGCATGGTGAAGAGATCGTGGCTGCAGTTGTTCTACGTCCTGAAATGACGATGAACCCTAAGGCAGTGAGAGATTTCATGTACAGGCAACTTGCCGCGTATAAGGTTCCGCGCCGCATCGAGATTGTAGAGTCGTTGCCACTGGGTCCTAGTGGAAAAGTGCTTCGACGGCAGCTTGTCGCGGCGTTCTCTACATGA
- a CDS encoding SOS response-associated peptidase family protein gives MRERDGERSVPAAHWGYLPGWAKDFKRQRPQPISVSVETVSTSPMFRKSNATARASIPAASC, from the coding sequence GTGCGGGAGCGCGACGGGGAGCGGTCGGTGCCGGCCGCGCACTGGGGGTACTTGCCCGGGTGGGCGAAGGACTTCAAGAGGCAGCGGCCGCAGCCGATCAGCGTGAGTGTGGAGACGGTGTCGACGTCGCCCATGTTCCGCAAGTCGAACGCGACCGCGCGGGCGAGCATCCCGGCTGCCAGCTGCTAG
- a CDS encoding DUF2188 domain-containing protein — protein sequence MARKRYDVVYKLSVWTVTHAGSTVSTHSTKQYAIDAGVALARANQLSQLIIHQSDGTIEDERTYGNDPFPPRG from the coding sequence ATGGCTCGCAAGCGATATGACGTCGTGTACAAGCTCTCCGTCTGGACGGTGACCCATGCGGGGTCGACCGTCTCGACGCACAGTACCAAGCAGTACGCGATCGACGCTGGGGTAGCTCTGGCCCGGGCCAATCAGCTCAGCCAGCTCATTATCCATCAGTCGGATGGAACAATCGAGGACGAGCGCACGTACGGGAACGACCCCTTCCCGCCTCGGGGATAG
- a CDS encoding trypsin-like serine peptidase, giving the protein MTALWKNRFSVLALLLLVVMVGQSSVARPAQAAGPTGTAFSDDTGQSFSDAEASDAVRSWTPEALAAASDLDRPSDAVNAPVTGATEQALITQGAGTFEPVYWIGRIYFDVNGRQYSCSGSSIRSDSQLVVATAAHCLYDHGEWSTRVVFIPAWDGANKPLGVWGAFFYAVSRDWRTTEDPGHDAAFIKMAPKTAWDGSKEYLASKAGAPAPTFSAAMPGLHFEAFGYRPLGGYVPAPLYTCAGEGRHFRGFASIPEYEIANCDPPGGASGGPVYHASTHGPNGTQYGVITETRRARDGSPLLIFVPWGQVEYSLYRSVDLWPK; this is encoded by the coding sequence ATGACTGCCCTATGGAAAAATCGCTTCTCAGTCCTAGCCCTGCTGCTGCTCGTCGTCATGGTCGGGCAGTCGTCAGTTGCTAGACCCGCTCAAGCGGCGGGGCCGACGGGGACGGCGTTCTCTGATGACACCGGCCAGAGCTTTTCCGATGCAGAGGCTTCCGACGCTGTGAGGTCCTGGACTCCGGAGGCACTTGCCGCCGCCAGCGATCTCGACCGCCCGAGCGATGCTGTCAATGCCCCGGTAACAGGTGCCACCGAGCAGGCCCTGATCACGCAGGGCGCTGGGACCTTTGAGCCTGTCTACTGGATCGGTCGCATCTACTTCGATGTTAACGGGCGCCAGTACTCGTGCTCTGGATCCTCCATTCGCTCAGACTCTCAGCTGGTCGTCGCCACTGCGGCCCATTGTCTATACGACCACGGCGAGTGGTCCACCCGCGTGGTATTCATCCCGGCTTGGGACGGCGCTAACAAGCCCCTCGGCGTCTGGGGTGCCTTCTTTTACGCCGTCTCCCGGGACTGGCGGACCACAGAGGACCCGGGTCACGACGCAGCGTTCATCAAGATGGCTCCAAAGACTGCGTGGGATGGTTCCAAGGAGTACTTGGCCAGCAAGGCGGGAGCTCCCGCTCCTACATTTTCGGCCGCGATGCCCGGCCTCCACTTTGAGGCATTCGGGTACAGGCCGCTCGGTGGCTATGTCCCCGCACCCCTCTACACGTGCGCAGGTGAGGGCAGGCACTTCCGCGGATTTGCCTCCATCCCGGAGTACGAGATCGCCAATTGTGACCCGCCGGGAGGAGCCTCTGGTGGCCCCGTCTATCACGCGTCGACGCATGGCCCGAACGGGACTCAATACGGTGTCATCACGGAGACGCGACGCGCTCGAGATGGGTCACCGCTGCTCATCTTCGTACCCTGGGGTCAGGTGGAGTACAGCCTTTATCGGTCCGTTGACCTGTGGCCCAAGTGA